A segment of the Zingiber officinale cultivar Zhangliang chromosome 8B, Zo_v1.1, whole genome shotgun sequence genome:
tatttttttataaACATGGAAGTTGGATATGCATATATGGAAAACTTGGCTTATGGAATTTTATTTGTCGGCAAATAACACAATTTATCAAGTCCTTTTTACATTTCACAGGAGAAGACGTGAGTGCATTGATGTACAAGGTCTGCGACAAATTAAGCTCGTCTATGACGTGCTTTGATGGCTGTCTTTCGCAATTTAATGGGAGAGTAGGTATATATATGTAGGTGGCAGAGAAAGATGAAAATGATACGACTTTTGTCAGGTACTGAAATTGACATGGTATGTTATTCTAGACGATAGAATAAAAGTCAAGCCTTGGCCTAGTCTCCCTTTTTAGCTGTAAGAATATTTTTACATGAGGAATTATTCAGCGCAAACAATTGAATGATTGCATTTGGCAATTTAAAAGGAGAGTAGGTGTGCAGGTAACACTAAAAGATCAAAAATATATGCATCTTTTCTAAGTTACTGAGGTTCCGTCGATGGAACATGATTGTTCAGCCGAcggatcaaagaaagatcagAACAGTGAAATTTGATCAAAACGTAATAGGGAACATTCGGTTCATCGACGGATCAAGGAGATCAGTTGACGGATCAACTTATTTCCAGATTTAATGGAGATTTAAATCAAAGCAAAGATGGTAAAAGTTGTTCAGTCGACAAAACATAGCTTATCAGTCGACGGAATGATGAGATTTTCGGAGTTGAACAGATCAAATCTCAACAAACAAGGAGTTGTGATTTTGTTAACGAATAGAAGGTTCAGTCGATGGATCAATTTAGTTGACGGaatgaaagctataaaagaaggcctcgaaCTTCGAGCCAAAGATAACTGTTGCCTTCCGAATTTCTACTACAATTCTACTGTACTAGTGTGAGCTGCGACTACTATAACGCCGATAAGGTCATCAACAATCTACACTTATTACTCTTTTGTTGTTGGTACATTTTATTACTTGCAATTTGTATACTCATTTGTAATATCATTTGAACATTTAGTAGATTGTTCAACGAAAATGGTCGACGATTGtgggttttggagtaggagttatcATAGGTTCTAAACTAAGTAAAAAAAGTACCTGTCTCTTGTCTTCTTAATCGTTATTTTTTTCCACTGCAAACTAGTGTtttaacaaaagaaaagaaagttttaaaaggataagattcaccccctctctcgcccttaaatagggttgtaaatgaatcaaacgttcgtgaacaagcttagtGTTCAGTTTGGTAAGAACTTATTTATGTTCGTTAaatatacacaaaatcaattaaacaaacaagcttgaataactcgttaaattaaacaaacaagtttgaacacatacATATTTAGCTTGCTAATGTTCCTGAAccgttcgtgaataatgttcgcgaaccatattcattaataaaactcttatcaatatgctaaataaacaaataagtttaaattatcaagctcaataaccaatcaaataagtaaaagttttcaaacaatcaaacgagCCTGAATTGAGAGtttaataatatctaaatgaaccaagctcaaaccaatcttgaattgagagctcgataatatctaaatgaaccaagatcaaatcaagtttcaaacaagctcaaactcataaaaaataaacctagctcagtttgaacaatcatttcagaggcttggttcattttaagctcgactcaacttgacttgattaccttatcaaacaagcttaaacaccTTAAAGCTCAGCTCGGCTCAGCTcaacttgtttatagccctaccCTCAACGATCCTTTAGCTAGTGCATGGGGTATTGTCACCATGACATCTGGAAGTTAATTCCTAGCTAATAGCTAGGCTCCTGCCCTCTCCCATGTACTGGTCATTGCTCGGGGTAGTAgccatttataatttatttatcttcatATAATCTGGGGATGGACTGTGAAAGACATGGAAGTGATATCTCACTCCAAGCAACTAGTATCACTTGACTCgacagcaaatacaagtaaatcacGAGAGATATTTTTATCCTAATACAACGGCTCTTTGCATGGGGAGATCAGGTATCCAACGTGACATTTtgtattcattaaaaattaaacctaacaCCTATTAAAATAAATACTCAGATACTACCTGCGCCAACAAATGGGGCAAGAGTAAATCATCAGTATCATTGAATAATGAACGGCTTCTTTTGAGAAGGTTTAAGAGCCTCACTGTTTATCCTTCATATTTTTACAACTTAAAATATAAAACCACATGCGATATTTTACTCACCTTAATCTTTCATGTTTCTTTTTCAGTTAGCATCAATTAAAGTTCCCACGACAAAGTCCAATATGGAGGGCGGGATTGACCTCATGGAATAGTCTCTCTCTAAGCAGCTTGATCATCCAACTAATCAGGCTCCCTGCCATTTGTTTATATGAATTTAGCTTCTAAAGTGCATGGTATTGATTCTCCAAATCTTTATGCCATAACATGGGATTCCTGCATCAAGAACTGAACCTGAAATGCCTGCTGCTGCTGCTCAACTTAAACTTTTGCACTCTAAACGTCTCAGCAGAGACACAGACAACCACCAGTGAAGGTAAAGTTCACGTCATTGCTCTGGGACTGTTCATGATTTTGCTGCATATATTTCACTTAAACCGGCCTGTGATGTCGTTTGTTTCTTCTCTGCTTGAATAGCTCTTGCTCTGTATAGCATATCTAGTTATTGGCAGAACAAACCAACAAGCTGGGTAGGTTCAGATCCTTGTGGTAATAACTGGGTTGGACTCAACTGTTCTAATCTTCACATCAAAAAAATGTAAGTTCTGAAATGGAGAAGACAAACTCTAGGAAATTTGTTTTGGTATAagtgattcttttttttttcagaattctTCCTGGCTTAAACATCAAAGGGACTCTCTCTGAAGACATCCAGAATTTGACTGAGTTGGTGCACTTGTATGTTACCTGATAAATCAAATGTTACAGTTCTTTTCCCTCCCCTTTTTCATCCCTTTACAAATCCTTAGGAAACTATGAACTCATTAACTATGGCACTAGGGATCTGTCTTCCAATAGAGGTTTGGGTGGGCAAATTCCAAGAACCATTGGGAACCTGGTGAAGCTTCGAAGATTGTgagttgtgatttttttttttcagtctgTAAAGTTAAGTTGGATTTATTAAAAGTTGTAGAGTAGATGATAGATTTAGCAATTAACCCGCGTCAAGTTAAACACCCAAACTGAAACTTTGTTCTGTTGTTTATCCAGGATCCTTTTTGGTTGCAGCTTCAGTGGTTCCATTCCTCCAGAGTTAGGCATGTTGAAAAGCCTCATATTCCTGTAAGATCAAAATATCTTTGCTCAAAAAAGGATATTTTAGCTTGATATTCTAAATCTATCTGTGTTTCTTCAGATCAGTGGGCTCTAACCGGTTGAACGGATCAATTCCTAGAGAGATAGGCAATCTGACATCGCTGTTCTTTTTTGACATCACATGGAATAATATATCTGGTTCAATCCCTATTTCCAATGGCATAAACTTGGGCCTGGATTTGCTGACTGAGTGCCAGCACTTGTGCGTTATTATTTGTTGTTCAATTAATGTTATACAgtttactttatgagatttcatCAAGTTTGAGTGAGAATTTTCTATTGAACTCAGACATTTTGGAAACAACAATTTATCTGGGTCCATTCCAGCTGAACTGTTCCACTCTGAGATGATTCTGGATCATGTGTAAGATACTGAGAAAACACTTCCTTTCCCCTCCTGTTTagtttatgtttatgttcttaAAGCATGAAAGTGTCAACACACTTTATTGTTGCAAACTAGCTAAGTCAAGTCAAGTTTTGTGtagttcaagtttatttgataaagtaaccaagtcaaattaagTCGAGCCTAAAATAAATCAAACTGTGAAAATGATTATtcaagtttgatttaattttttttttatgagctcGAGCTTGATTCGCGTAGATTTTATCGAATTCTTATTTCGAACTTGTTTAATTTTtcgaaacttttatatttttaaagttatttggTTAGTTAGTGAATTTGATATtacatgcttgtttatttattttgagaGCTTCTTTATCGTATACAAGTTAAATAAGAGCTTTGTTGATGAATATAGCTCACAAATTTTATTCCTGGACATTGTTCAAGAATATAGTTCACAATCTTTGTTCACTAACATTAATAGTTGAACATATATATGTTCAAATTTAACAATTTAAGTGACCTTGTGCATattaaaatgaatataaataagctCTTATTAAGTCAAACACAAATTTACACATAAACGTTTGATTACAACATACTTGTTTTGCAAAAAAGATTACCTTTTGTTCCTTTTGCTTAGGCTCTTTGACCACAATCAATTCACAGGCAGAATTCCTCCAACTCTAGGACTTGTCACTACCATAACTGCTCTGTAAGTAAATTGCAGAACTAAACATGGACAAAAAAATGTTCATACTTTTAACTTGTTGGATTCTTGTTTTGTACAGGCGTCTCGACAGAAATAGACTTACTGAAGCAGTTCCTTCCAACCTCAATAACCTTACGATCCTTGGCGAGCTGTTAGTGTGTTTTTTTGAAAGAAAACTGGTTTGTGCTTTGGTGAAACTCCAGGAACTCTGATGATTAGTTTCGTTCTACAGGCAAATAAATGACAACCAGCTGAGTGGCCCCTTGCCAAACCTAACTGGAATGAATGCCCTCGCCTATGTGTGAGTAGTAGCACATTCTATGAGAAGCGAAAGGCACTTGATGCCCgctgactgaaatggaatttgttGCTTTGCAGGGACATGAGCAACAACTTATTTGATCAATCTCATATTCCACCTTGGTTCTCAACCTTGATGAACTTGACTACTTTGTATTACTCTACATTCTTTGAAGTCCGAACGATTATAGTCTTAGCTCAATGAGTCTGTATAAGACACTTCCATTGATTCGATACCCTTTTTCTGGTTGCAGGAAATTGAATAACTTACTGATATCAGGAGTTCTACCGACATCTTTGTTCAGCATTCCTTCAATGCAGGCAGTGTAAACATCAATTTGCCTGAAAGCTTAacgcaatccttatgagcttctcctGAGGAGGTACTGGATATCCTCATGTTCTCTTAATCGAAACAGGCAACTGCGGTTCAACTTGATCAATGGCACGCTTGACTTGGGTAGTGAGCTGAGCACAAACCTTACTCTTGTTGATGTGCGGGAAAACAGAATTCAAACTATGGCTAATGTGCCAAACCGGGACAACCTACACATTCAGTAAGTACAGCCACCAGTGCATCGATAATTCCTTGAATTTATTGCAATCCAAATAGTGAAGTAGTGATTAGAAGAAAGATTATCTGTCTTCTGAGTACTCTCGTCCGTATTTGATGTCCACAGACTCGACGGAAACTTTTACTGTAATCAGCCAGGAGCTTCAGCACAGTACTGCAATGTGCCGCCGGAATCAAATCCCAGTAGTTACGTTACTCCGTCACCAAATTGTGGAAACCTCGTCTGCCCATCGGATCAGCAAGAGAGCCCAAAATGCTCTTGCTCATATCCCTTGGAAGGGAAACTCGTTTTTAGATTTATAGCATTCTCCAACATATACACTAACTTCACATACTACACTGCATTAGAGATAGCTCTTTACAAGACCTTTCAGCAGTTCCAGCTTCCTGCTATTCCAATCCTCCGAAACCCAAAAATGGATATATACAATTACTTCGACATCGATTTGTCGATGTTTCCGTCGAATACGGATCGCTTTAGCCAAGCCGAGGTTGCTCAACTTACCAACCTATTCACCAACACAACTATCTCGCAACCTGATGCTTTTGGACCTTATTATCTTGATGCAGTACCTTATCCAACTTTTCAAGGCAAGTATCTTCTTTTCCCTAATTTTTTGTTCATTTAAGCAATCACTTCTTCCTTTCTCACATATTGGATACGATACGAGCAGAAGCAGTTTCGAAATCGAACAGAGTTCCTGCAATTGTAGGAGGGTTTGCTGCTGCTGCTTTGATCGTCGGTCTGTTAACTTTCGCCCTTTGCCAGAGAAGAAAGGCTCGAAAGGCCAAAGAATTATCTCGACGATTTGGTAAGAAATGTAGAGAATCTCGATTGCTTTATCATGTTATATTCACTATCTTGACGACGTTGCTTTCTTTCGGTAGGTGTATGGACCACAAGTGGAAGTGGCAGTGATATTCCTCAGCTGAAAGGTTCAAGATTGTTCACTTTTGGAGAACTAAAGAAGTGCACAAACAACTTCGCAGAAGCCAGCATTCTTGGGAGTGGCGGTTATGGAAAAGTAACTTCCATATCCATGTTTCCTTTTTTGTTCGACCTCTGCAGATTCATTTTCCTGTATTTCTCGACTTTGGCAGGTTTACAGAGGATTGCTGGATGATGGGAAACTAGTTGCTGTGAAAAGAGCTCAGGAGGGATCTTTGCAGGGTGGTCAGGAATTCAAAACTGAGATCGAGATGCTGAGCAGGGTTCACCACCGGAACCTTGTCAGTCTCGtcggcttctgctcggatcaaaATGAACAAATATTAGTGTACGAGTACATTCCTAATGGCACATTAAGAGATAGTCTCTCAGGTACGTTTGTCTTTGATTTTGTTAATCTGAAACCATTTCAAGCTGATAACtaactctttgccattttcaaACTCAGGGAAATCTGGAGTCTACCTGGATTGGAAGAACAGGCTGAGGGTAGCACTTGGTGCAGCCAGAGGACTGACTTACCTGCATGAGCTTGCGAACCCTAGAATCATCCATAGAGATGTCAAGTCCAACAACATCCTCCTCGACCACCATCTCAATGCAAAGGTTTCAGACTTTGGCCTTTGCAAGCCACTGCGAGATGACAAGAAAGGCTGCATTACCACACAAGTCAAAGGCACAATGGTCAGTTAGGCTACAACTTTGCCATCCTAAAACAGTCGAAAACAATCCATAACAAGTGTTGTTCCTAATTTTGTAGGGATATCTTGATCCTGAATACTACACGACTCAGCACTTGACGGAGAAGAGCGACGTCTACAGCTTTGGCGTTGTGCTTTTGGAAATTGTCACTGCCCGCAAACCCCTTGAGCGAGGGCGATACGTCGTGGGGGATGTAAGGAATGCCATCAGCAGGTCTAGAGACCTGCAAGGCTTGAATGAGCTTCTTGATCCTGGCATTTGCCACAACGGCTCATTGCCGGGGATCAAGAGGTACATTGACTTGGCCTTAAAATGTGTGGAGGAATTCAGCTCAGAAAGGCCTCGGATGAGTGAGGTGGCCAAGGAGATTGAGAACATAATGGTCTTGGCTGGCATGAATCCTAACATTGCATCAGAAACTACTTCTGCAAGCTTTGGAGCAGCAAACAAGAGCTTTAGCTGTGATGATGATGCTTCCTTTGAGTATAGTGGTGAACCATATTCTCTAAGAATCGTGCTGCCCAAGTGAAATGTGTCATTCAAATCTGCTTGTTTAAGAGGTTGAGTTGTGTAATGTATTTTATATGAACTTCACTTTAAATGGAAACTGAAGTTAGTTAATTATGTATTGACGGTAAAGATGGAGTTAATTAATCCATAGATTAATATCTCAAATGGTTTCCGAGCTAGGCATGTACAGTTTGAGCTACAACAAATTCTGCAACTCTCAAAGATCAAATCATCACTGTACATCACATAATCTTAATTCAGAGCTTCCAGTAAATGCCAAGCTTATGGAGGATGCCTGCGACGATTGCCCAGAACAAAATCTCAGCAAAAATCACATAAAGTAGCGTTCCCAATCTCTGTGAGTGCCAAACTCTCACAAAAACATGCTTTTGAATCCAGTGCACCTGCGTGTTCATCAAATATTCAGTTAATTCTAGCATTACTTTTACTAAAAACACAAAATGTTCATGAATGATTATTGTTTTACCAGGGAATTGTTTGGAGTTTCATAGTACCATCCGTTCACAAAGGCAGGGAAGATTCCTTGTGCTGCCATCACAAAAACAAGCATTGCGTTCATGCCTATCCACTCCAGCCACAAGAATGGTGCTCTCAAACCCCACACATCAATCTGAACAATGAATGATGAATAATTATATAATATTTGTATGAATTTATATATTGGGAGGATTTTAGATGATCATTTTAAGGTTAATTAGTGTTGAAGTAATTTGTGGTTTTTCCTTACCATTGCATAAAATGCTGAGAGAACAAGACCTGCTGCCCCAGCTGTGACACACACATAGCTGAAGCTGTAGAGTTGCTTGTTGAGGGGAATTGCTGCCATGGTAGAGCACCAAATTAGTTGTTAGCAAATTGTTTTCCTTTTAATTCATATCGACTACTAGTTCTTTCAACTCCCAACCTTTATTCTTAACCTCAACTCGGACTATTTGGCACAAGGAAAAGAGAGTATTACCATTTGAGAAGTGAAGAGTGAATCCACAGGTTAGAAGTGCAATTCCCATCACCAACCAATGCTTCAGTCTCTCTGAATGATCCTGATTATTCAGAGCAAGAGGATGGATAATTATTGTCATTGAAGTTATTTCCatgaaaattttgttaaaaattgaATACAGTACCTTAACATGGATTAAGACATGGCCATAATGAACTCCAATGGTTCCAGAAAGGATGGCAGATACTGAACTGTCAACGACAAGACAATTAAGATGGTATTAGATTGTTAATTCTAAATTAAACATGTTTTTTCTGCTTAAACAAGTCTTAAGTTAAGCCAATAATGCTTACGAACCTCAACAAGCCTTCTGGTTCAAAAGGAGCCAGACACCATGGAGCTGCATCTTCTCTAAGTGGGCCCACGTTGGGTGAACTATGAGTACATGCCTGCGCATTTTCGACAATAACTgctattactattattattattattattattattattattattattattatttatttaaaaaaataaaattaatttcaccTTGGATCTTATCCAAACAGGTTGTGAATAAAGATGGTTTAGTCCCCACACTGATCTGTCCACGTACCCTACTGCATTGCAAGCGGGACCCAAGTGCCCTCTCACTCCACATTTCACCTGAAAAataattatcaaaattttatttttcaagatttatttatttttaaaaaaattaaaataaaataaaattgatagcATACGAAGAATCTCTTCCCGTCATTGATGTCTCCTTCTGCATGGTAAACGAAGCTCCAATCTGGAACATACACTGAGAAGGTTGTGACCATGTAGATCACAAAGGAGACAAAGCCAAAAATCCtgaaaataaattaatattaattttaggggtagtaatatttaaaaaatggcagaaaattaaaatgaatattaacaaaaatatatataatgagattttttcttttttttaccaTTGCCAGCGATAAGCAACGAAGAGAGCCCAAGGAGCGTCCGTTATTTTTGATGGACGAATCTTGGTCGTCAAAACCTCGACGAGCGCCACAAGCAAGTAAACCAACGCAATTCTCTAATttacaaattgaaaaaaaaaaagagagagagagaaataaatagacaaaaaatttatttatataattgaattaattattatgtacCTGAAGAATTCCAAACCATCTAATTTTCTTCATGTCGACGCCATAGGAGAGGTCATCAGGAGCATGCGAATATCCACCTTCATTTTTTTCATATACAATTAAAACCTTAATGATTTATCATATTACTAATAGACTCCAAATTTCGTGGTGATTATGGGAAAAAGAAGCATGATGAATATTTAATTCACCTTGTAGGATTATTCCCCAGAAGAGAAGTTTCAATGTCCTGATAATTATCTTCCTTATTGCGACAGGGACTTGTGAGATCCTCTGCAATAATTAAAAGTTCAAGGTTCGTTTACTAAAAATTCGCGAAACAGCCACATTTAAAGGCCTTGACAacctaacaaataaataaataattgagGATGACAATTCAACtaaatcatattttaaataaagatgatatatattattttattaactatatataaatttaaacaatATATATTTATGAAGTAGTCATAAATGCAAAAATTTACgaatgtaaaaataataatttgaaaaaatatatagtgAAAATTGTCATATTGTACTTTATTTCATAGTTGTACGTACCTTGAGCGCAAGAGCAATTGCGACGCCAACGATAAAGAGGAAGAAAGGCATGACGAAGTCTGCAAGCGTGCAGCCATTCCATGGCGAGTGATCGATCCGCTCGTAGGCTCCCCCCGCGTCATCCACCAATATCATTAACTACAacatcgatccaatgatcgatatatatataattaaataaaaacaataaaattaaaatcatggaTGCATACGACTATCGTCAAGCCTCGGAAGGCATCCAAAGATGCAActcttttccttgttttactgCCGCTGCTGTAGCTCTTATCCTTGGCTGCTGCCTCTTCCTCGTTGTTAATCTTCTTCTTTGGATCACCTCCACCCTCTTCGTCGCTCACTCTTAACGCAACCTCCCcgatctccttcttctcctccattaataattcttttcttcttcctcgagGCCAAGCAATTGAGCAATATTAATGGCGTTACTGACTTGTAGCAGAGTCTGATCAGTTGCAATAAATATACAGGGAGTTGGAGCCTGCTGCAGTAGACGCTGAGATCGGCGTTCAAACGTCTCGGCCGTCCGGGGGGATTAATTAATAGCTAGATATTGATGGCGGCGTAGAAGGGACGAAGGGTCGGCCGGCGGAGGTTGTTCTGTTTGGAGAGTTGGAGTTAGAATAAGATTACGTACGCACGTTCGTTGGGAACATTTGGCGCTTTTTGTCTTTGCTAATTGGAAAAGTCGATAGTTCGATCTACATTGAATAGGGATATAAACAAGTCGAGCTGAGTTGAGCTTTTGGggtattcaagcttatttgataagataaacgagccaagccgagccgagcttaaaatgaaccaagcttttgaaatgagtgttcaagcttggcttggtttatttgttatgagcttgagcttgtttgaagcttggcttgagcttggttcatttagatgttatcaaactctcaattcaagcttggcttgaacttggttcgagcttcgcttgagcttggttcgtttagatgttatcaagctctcaattcaagcttgtttgattgttagaaacttttaattgtttgattggttattaagattgataatttaaatttatttatttattttattttattttattgtttatatagcatattgaaaagaattttattaataaatattgttcgtGAATGATCCGACGGTTAGAataggggacccccattttgaggggtcaacgccacgtgggagtcaaaaggctaggtggtcgaccggagaagggcgaaccggtcggccgaccggagaaggatgggcctacctgccggccggccgaccgatgaATAGCCGATAGcgaaaggcgccctgacaggggtcggggttccggcgctcgattgaacagtaacgaagggccgagcggaagtcatgctcggccgaagacataaggtaacctactgctagcagtccctacATAACACCTGACCGgagatctccccagcataccgatgcagacggcaggccggacgtgatgtgagtgccggccggacggacgccccgtccagcccgccggacggacgccccggcatggggtagggagagaaggacaaggaacatcttatgacagctgtcaagtcctatgactaggccatactccaagcctggcgacgaggtgttctgctgtcccatcgaagacgtgcctggactgtagcagtatggtgtcaggtaagctttctgacaaacacataccgaggtatgggctagggacacgtgtttgcctcggtaggtgtgcgtgagctctttcaccgctctatataaggagccttatactttgCCGAAGGTACGCGTTCTGAtatttttggagccacttcttcactattcgcttgcctgacttgagcgtcggagggtcgccgccgggaaccccttcccggcccgacttctgtgcaggttcgccgaaggTTCGTGCGACCAGGCGGAGATATACGTTATCGACgaggagagcgtcacgtgcccagcgtccgttgattcaactttcggacatgatcaatttggcgccgtctgtgggaaagctCCTGCATCCGGACGGAAGCAATGGATGAgactggacgacagcacacggtgacgctttccacggaggaactcgatgctctgatcgagttgagagcCGCTAAGttggtggaacaaaaacagaaggcaccagccgaacggcctgagcagcaagcaacgtcagcatctggtggccgagcggaggcacccccagccacagttccattccatcgagctctcttccgcactcctcctgaagccgcagcagctaatcgggatagagg
Coding sequences within it:
- the LOC122015523 gene encoding leucine-rich repeat receptor protein kinase HPCA1-like isoform X2, which produces MLKSLIFLSVGSNRLNGSIPREIGNLTSLFFFDITWNNISGSIPISNGINLGLDLLTECQHLHFGNNNLSGSIPAELFHSEMILDHVLFDHNQFTGRIPPTLGLVTTITALRLDRNRLTEAVPSNLNNLTILGELQINDNQLSGPLPNLTGMNALAYVDMSNNLFDQSHIPPWFSTLMNLTTLKLNNLLISGVLPTSLFSIPSMQAVQLRFNLINGTLDLGSELSTNLTLVDVRENRIQTMANVPNRDNLHIQLDGNFYCNQPGASAQYCNVPPESNPSSYVTPSPNCGNLVCPSDQQESPKCSCSYPLEGKLVFRFIAFSNIYTNFTYYTALEIALYKTFQQFQLPAIPILRNPKMDIYNYFDIDLSMFPSNTDRFSQAEVAQLTNLFTNTTISQPDAFGPYYLDAVPYPTFQEAVSKSNRVPAIVGGFAAAALIVGLLTFALCQRRKARKAKELSRRFGVWTTSGSGSDIPQLKGSRLFTFGELKKCTNNFAEASILGSGGYGKVYRGLLDDGKLVAVKRAQEGSLQGGQEFKTEIEMLSRVHHRNLVSLVGFCSDQNEQILVYEYIPNGTLRDSLSGKSGVYLDWKNRLRVALGAARGLTYLHELANPRIIHRDVKSNNILLDHHLNAKVSDFGLCKPLRDDKKGCITTQVKGTMGYLDPEYYTTQHLTEKSDVYSFGVVLLEIVTARKPLERGRYVVGDVRNAISRSRDLQGLNELLDPGICHNGSLPGIKRYIDLALKCVEEFSSERPRMSEVAKEIENIMVLAGMNPNIASETTSASFGAANKSFSCDDDASFEYSGEPYSLRIVLPK
- the LOC122015523 gene encoding leucine-rich repeat receptor protein kinase HPCA1-like isoform X1, producing the protein MGFLHQELNLKCLLLLLNLNFCTLNVSAETQTTTSEALALYSISSYWQNKPTSWVGSDPCGNNWVGLNCSNLHIKKIILPGLNIKGTLSEDIQNLTELVHLDLSSNRGLGGQIPRTIGNLVKLRRLILFGCSFSGSIPPELGMLKSLIFLSVGSNRLNGSIPREIGNLTSLFFFDITWNNISGSIPISNGINLGLDLLTECQHLHFGNNNLSGSIPAELFHSEMILDHVLFDHNQFTGRIPPTLGLVTTITALRLDRNRLTEAVPSNLNNLTILGELQINDNQLSGPLPNLTGMNALAYVDMSNNLFDQSHIPPWFSTLMNLTTLKLNNLLISGVLPTSLFSIPSMQAVQLRFNLINGTLDLGSELSTNLTLVDVRENRIQTMANVPNRDNLHIQLDGNFYCNQPGASAQYCNVPPESNPSSYVTPSPNCGNLVCPSDQQESPKCSCSYPLEGKLVFRFIAFSNIYTNFTYYTALEIALYKTFQQFQLPAIPILRNPKMDIYNYFDIDLSMFPSNTDRFSQAEVAQLTNLFTNTTISQPDAFGPYYLDAVPYPTFQEAVSKSNRVPAIVGGFAAAALIVGLLTFALCQRRKARKAKELSRRFGVWTTSGSGSDIPQLKGSRLFTFGELKKCTNNFAEASILGSGGYGKVYRGLLDDGKLVAVKRAQEGSLQGGQEFKTEIEMLSRVHHRNLVSLVGFCSDQNEQILVYEYIPNGTLRDSLSGKSGVYLDWKNRLRVALGAARGLTYLHELANPRIIHRDVKSNNILLDHHLNAKVSDFGLCKPLRDDKKGCITTQVKGTMGYLDPEYYTTQHLTEKSDVYSFGVVLLEIVTARKPLERGRYVVGDVRNAISRSRDLQGLNELLDPGICHNGSLPGIKRYIDLALKCVEEFSSERPRMSEVAKEIENIMVLAGMNPNIASETTSASFGAANKSFSCDDDASFEYSGEPYSLRIVLPK
- the LOC122015525 gene encoding heparan-alpha-glucosaminide N-acetyltransferase-like is translated as MEEKKEIGEVALRVSDEEGGGDPKKKINNEEEAAAKDKSYSSGSKTRKRVASLDAFRGLTIVLMILVDDAGGAYERIDHSPWNGCTLADFVMPFFLFIVGVAIALALKRISQVPVAIRKIIIRTLKLLFWGIILQGGYSHAPDDLSYGVDMKKIRWFGILQRIALVYLLVALVEVLTTKIRPSKITDAPWALFVAYRWQWIFGFVSFVIYMVTTFSVYVPDWSFVYHAEGDINDGKRFFVKCGVRGHLGPACNAVGYVDRSVWGLNHLYSQPVWIRSKACTHSSPNVGPLREDAAPWCLAPFEPEGLLSSVSAILSGTIGVHYGHVLIHVKDHSERLKHWLVMGIALLTCGFTLHFSNAIPLNKQLYSFSYVCVTAGAAGLVLSAFYAMIDVWGLRAPFLWLEWIGMNAMLVFVMAAQGIFPAFVNGWYYETPNNSLVHWIQKHVFVRVWHSQRLGTLLYVIFAEILFWAIVAGILHKLGIYWKL